A region from the Anoplolepis gracilipes chromosome 2, ASM4749672v1, whole genome shotgun sequence genome encodes:
- the LOC140676576 gene encoding uncharacterized protein, whose translation MSTTGVSTRSTRLKSRHEPATKVASEKKLRSKKIVTTKNSQKTNISTTDKSLQKSKTNVSANNSRPLSKCLRPRQNKKNYCEDSKLLQQYIPLNQHDSIVILEKINSKNNTKVPVYKTMKSIEKSSENKNDVYDFMFDINDTMEKATKKKQKKKLTKQIDKKKDKITKKTTRKKVTIQSKIIDNEENIKKNKSHELDRNSSAKCTQSNPSDSQIKVIEVIESTKKDKKKIEVPETNADIQIVKGLKNKTVKKSASSNVDIDIQIVKELEKDREKKVKTSRRNTNDTIVGEAIYLAENFSDDRASPEQTQDTKKPKIISIENANNLVVLKSQPSNTEEFWPFRPKNIFNNKTLIKQQKNTLNCSLLTKSLSPVLKTTNTLDVASPWRPPTSMFSRTKHFIQSTPKLRYENKENIEMNNENVEICKENVNINNENEEDKENMEMNKKNKHGKEKERKKKKTLHKKHTIQRKLPINQTTEKVQAIDTNKHTTQAVPARISLGEIKNLLQTKPDNNDDKQATNQAHVEVDKSLTKQKDENLINFLNFSDTFDVMSETEKLSNFGTEVPLFMDIEPSHFSKPPQHSYRRKRAVKFDCLEDSGEEEEEEKENVKHHTKKKKLTKSEKENEKRVNEWIKSINSTFEEIDEYDLLIE comes from the exons ATGTCTACAACTGGAGTATCCACACGTTCTACTCGTCTTAAGTCTCGTCATGAACCAGCTACAAAGGTTGCATCTGAAAAGAAGCTCAGATCTAAAAAAATCGTCACTactaaaaattcacaaaaaactaatattaGTACAACGGACAAAAGTTTGCAAAAATCAAAAACAAATGTGTCTGCAAATAACAGTCGACCATTATCAAAATGTTTGCGTCCTcgtcagaataaaaaaaattactgtgAAGATTCAAAATTGTTGCAGCAATATATTCCACTGAACCAACATGATAGCATAGTAATATTAGAGAAGATTAATTCGAAAAACAACACAAAAGTGCCTGTATACAAAACCATGAAATCTATCGAGAAGTCTTCAGAAAACAAGAATGACGTGTACGATTTTATGTTTGATATTAATGACACAATGGAGAAAGCTACTAAGAAAAAACAGAAGAAGAAACTAACAAAACAAATTgacaaaaagaaagacaagATAACTAAGAAAACTACACGTAAGAAGGTTACTATACAATCGAAAATAATTGAcaatgaagaaaatataaagaaaaataaatctcatGAACTTGATAGAAATTCTTCTGCAAAATGTACGCAAAGTAATCCTTCAGATTCTCAGATAAAAGTGATAGAAGTTATAGAATCgacaaagaaagataaaaagaaaattgaggTACCGGAAACAAATGCAGATATTCAGATAGTGAAAggattaaagaataaaactgTGAAGAAGTCTGCATCATCAAACGTAGATATAGATATTCAGATAGtaaaagaattagaaaaagatagagaaaagaaGGTTAAAACATCAAGAAGAAATACTAATGATACAATTGTAGGAGAAGCAATTTATCTCGCAGAAAATTTCTCTGATGACAGAGCATCTCCAGAGCAAACGCAAGACACAAAGAAGCCAAAGATTATATCTATTGAAAATGCAAACAATCTTGTAGTTCTTAAATCACAACCCAGCAATACTGAAGAATTTTGGCCCTTTCGGccgaagaatatatttaataataaaacccTGATAAAACAACAGAAAAATACATTGAATTGTTCATTATTGACTAAATCTTTGTCCCCTGTCTTGAAGACAACAAATACCTTAGATGTAGCAAGTCCGTGGCGACCTCCAACATCAATGTTTTCTCGAACTAAACACTTTATTCAAAGTACACCAAAACTAAGATATgaaaataaggaaaatatagaaatgaaTAACGAGAATGTGgaaatatgtaaagaaaatgtgaacataaataacgaaaatgaagaagataaagaaaatatggagatgaataaaaaaaataaacatggaaaagaaaaagaaagaaaaaagaaaaagacttTGCACAAAAAGCACACTATTCAAAGAAAACTCCCAATTAATCAAACTACAGAAAAAGTTCAAGCAATAGATACAAACAAGCATACTACACAAGCAGTACCTGCTAGAATTTCGCTgggagaaataaaaaacttactaCAGACAAAACCAGATAATAATGACGACAAACAGGCAACAAATCAAGCGCATGTTGAAGTTGACAAATCACTTACGAAGCAAAAAGatgaaaatcttataaattttctcaatttttctgACACATTTGATGTCATGTCTGAAACAGAAAAACTATCAAATTTTGGAACTGAAGTTCCTTTATTCATGGATATAGAGCCGTCACATTTCTCGAAA ccACCCCAACATTCATACAGAAGAAAACGAGCCGTGAAATTCGACTGTCTGGAAGATAGTggtgaagaagaagaagaggagaaagaaaaCGTAAAACatcatacaaagaaaaaaaaactcacaaaatctgaaaaagaaaatgagaaacGAGTAAATGAATggataaaaagtattaatagtaCATTCGAAGAAATCGACGAGTATGATTTGTTAATTGAGTAA
- the LOC140676228 gene encoding DNA-directed RNA polymerase I subunit RPA49 encodes MKRLKAVIEDVIVQSNKIQPIIVNFQNGKLKDEEDKEISCGLFHDQKEDKTVLALSNGQIVYKGYRPDFKKESTRTMLVLHNKKTGKIRLFEAERWQVTPVLEKPVIEDHKNDANEKIVLLNKQFGSKKVKRRTEQFERMKVDVNSVKGQLEKTVSNVEIDKVDLSVQLQTDDSISNVMLPACNRNANNVKDVYNIYDIIPRSKLEMLYEHAMEILNGDLEGKSTFFKHTLNIIKSDPDNVNKVALLLYTEMINTWCDIPLKDMKRRDAVVCSVSEEVNQHIIDTYSVSTANGRTRPNIMKDKGLAHCLILALTISNFELDLEQFRVILKRKIGLKKLMNFVKIIGAVSSKKDKNIIILKVPLPSPVTLVNTRKKSARSDQ; translated from the exons atgaagcgACTCAAAGCAGTTATCGAAGATGTGATTGTGCAATCTAACAAAATTCAACCAATTATTG TAAATTTCCAGAATGGTAAGCTTAAAGATGAAGAGGACAAGGAAATTTCATGTGGCTTATTTCATGACCAAAAGGAAGATAAAACTGTTCTGGCTTTATCAAATGGACAGATTGTATATAAAGGTTACAGACCAGATTTTAAAAAGGAATCAACACGTACGATGCTGGTACTCCATAATAAGAAAACTGGCAAAATACGATTGTTTGAAGCGGAACGATGGCAGGTAACTCCAGTACTTGAAAAACCTGTTATCGAAGACCACAAGAATGATGCGAACGAAAAGAttgttttattgaataaacaaTTTGGATCGAAGAAAGTAAAGCGTAGAACTGAACAATTTGAAAGAATGAAAGTGGATGTTAATTCTGTCAAAGGACAACTTGAAAAAACAGTATCAA ATGTTGAAATTGACAAGGTAGATTTGTCAGTTCAATTACAAACTGATGACTCTATCTCAAATGTAATGCTACCAGCATGTAACAGGAATGCAAATAATGTCAAAGatgtgtacaatatatatgacattattCCAAGGAGTAAACTCGAAATGTTATATGAACATGCAATGGAAATTCTTAATGGAGATCTAGAAgg GAAGAGTACCTTTTTTAAACACACTTTGAACATTATTAAATCGGATCCAGATAATGTAAACAAGGTTGCTCTCTTGCTCTACACTGAAATGATCAACACATGGTGCGACATACCATTGAAAGATATGAAGAGACGCGACGCTGTCGTATGTTCAGTTTCTGAAGAAGTAAATCAGCACATTATTGACACATATAGCGTGTCCACCGCGAACGGACG aaCGAGACCGAATATTATGAAAGATAAAGGCCTTGCGCATTGCTTGATCCTTGCGCTGACGATATCGAACTTTGAACTTGATCTTGAACAATTTCGAGTTATACTAAAAAGGAAAATTGGTCTTAAGAAACTGatgaattttgtaaaaatcatCGGAGCAGTGTCTTCTAAgaaggataaaaatattattatactgaaAGTTCCATTACCTTCTCCGGTGACTCTTGTTAATACACGAAAGAAATCAGCAAGATCTGATCAATAA
- the Pcd gene encoding probable pterin-4-alpha-carbinolamine dehydratase, with the protein MIALLTARVIEGRGGNHVRKCISHIVKRRDLSTVTKKAKMSNKLTPEEREQNLNPLLSSGWTVQSDRDAIYKEFVFKNFNEAFGFMTRVALQAEKMDHHPEWFNVYNKVNITLSSHDVNGLSQRDVKLATFINKVADK; encoded by the exons ATGATAGCCTTATTGACCGCGCGAGTGATAGAGGGAAGGGGAGGGAATCACGTTCGAAAGTGCATATCGCACATTGTGAAACGCAGAGATTTATCCACCGTTACGAAGAAAGCAAAAATG AGTAATAAGCTTACTCCAGAAGAAAGAGAGCAGAATTTGAATCCGCTGCTGTCATCAGGATGGACAGTTCAGTCGGACAGGGATGCAATCTATAAGGAGTTTGTATTCAAGAATTTCAATGAG gcATTTGGTTTTATGACAAGAGTGGCCTTACAGGCTGAAAAAATGGATCATCATCCTGAATGGTTCAATGTTTACAATAAAGTGAATATTACTTTGTCTTCTCACGATGTGAATGGTTTGTCACAAAGGGATGTGAAACTGGCGACTTTTATAAACAAAGTTGCTGACAAATAA
- the Sdhd gene encoding succinate dehydrogenase [ubiquinone] cytochrome b small subunit, mitochondrial, giving the protein MNLGRVANINIFRKVRQLETLVKPGSLLQACRCNPTYFPKSTSSLANLNRCITPNANNYLKCRILSKLPAQSTVSVTQTRAASTQGDHVRLWLIERMVSASFLSLIPAALLFESKFIDIILASAIVMHTHWGLEAIILDYCRPIVVGTIVPKVAFLLLNLLSAATLAGLLVLIYNGPGITKVIKHGWAIGKNREKSN; this is encoded by the exons ATGAATTTAGGAAGAGTGGCtaacataaacatttttcgcAAAGTCCGACAGCTCG aaaCATTGGTAAAACCTGGTAGTTTACTTCAGGCATGCAGATGTAATCCAACATACTTCCCCAAATCTACTTCAAGTCTTGCCAATCTGAATCGTTGCATAACACCTAAtgcaaacaattatttaaaatgtcgtATCTTATCCAAG TTACCTGCACAATCAACAGTCAGCGTTACTCAAACTCGTGCGGCAAGCACTCAAGGTGATCATGTACGTTTATGGTTGATAGAAAGGATGGTATCTGCATCCTTCTTGTCACTAATTCCTGCTGCTCTGCTCtttgaaagtaaatttatcgatataataTTAGCATCTGCCATCGTCATGCACACACattg ggGATTGGAGGCTATTATACTTGATTATTGTCGGCCTATTGTGGTAGGCACAATAGTTCCAAAAGTGGCGTTTCTTCTGTTAAATCTACTCTCCGCCGCAACTCTTGCTGGTCTACTTGTGCTAATTTACAATGGTCCTGGTATTACAAAGGTCATTAAACATGGTTGGGCAATAGGTAAAAACAGAGAGAAATCCAATTAA
- the LOC140676473 gene encoding uncharacterized protein — MERFKKINWNPALEDIIDDVFINDERMERESAMYRIMRGDFTDPFEDIEQDYADVNMELIQKFLAEDPFTDTEEEEQKETNSGKRNRKKTNTEHNCYKQTQKDKLYVPGIRKLSFNFPKTSCLTMNQHCMYLDVLLKLGREQKSLSKEEQRMQQSYIELKEKILEEQKEFLDFAKSKWNDSFDWKIRYDKFITFKWSRKMKKFQKLPRYYIESKNISLSVQKINSTFIKSIEIKFISCLHQLGSFSKIMWPKLDRPSMLSLNSTILNKNHCVTPNNVTQHFRLPVSDDTYCEKLAMETNADFVISSSGLKCLLNNDSCYLNSWTIPVVIKSHNGKNVVYIDKRIPPIIATIPQKNTWVYKYILREIFTDPNNAIFKKTEQQQKIEKHTKEKKSEKATVHSDLNDVDIECSAEFNDYLKIYEEDLYVSESESSNNVANDNKTNDTKINVMYKLFTIGPTECLNYELGKHDVKKYQMLVRTKTDGIEVSPDNKSHTYIMLTPKMEHQLEFGAEAATFAEISHQWTSLIFRPEASLARVRLAADTSEIIQIEKHTAASLSNEMRRLYNVKIEDSLSILHNIIKELSSLTPGQYIMRHIPQRGPFAYVYKQNEGPGKNVFDLRIVCQSGIFQTVPKTPWPFIDTMLTTPALRHFKKMPAMFNPCPKRFSKKSQEKQNQIDSAPRRSLRLKEMNKK, encoded by the exons ATGGAAAGATTTAAGAAGATTAATTG GAATCCTGCATTAGAAGATATAATAGACGATGTATTCATCAACGATGAGAGAATGGAACGCGAGAGTGCAATGTACAGGATCATGAGGGGTGACTTTACAGATCCGTTTGAAGATATTGAACAAGATTATGCTGATGTTAATATGGAATTGATACAAAAGTTTCTCGCTGAAGATCCTTTTACTGatacagaggaagaagaacaaaaagaaactaatagcggaaaaagaaacagaaaaaaaacgaaCACTGaacataattgttataaacaaACTCAAAAAGATAAGCTGTATGTGCCTGGCataagaaaattatcatttaattttcctaAAACATCTTGTTTAACTATGAATCAGCATTGTATGTATCTCGATGTTTTATTGAAACTCGGCAGAGAACAGAAAAGTTTAAGCAAGGAAGAACAAAGAATGCAGCAATCTTATATA gaattgaaagagaaaatactCGAAGaacagaaagaatttttagacTTTGCCAAGAGCAAGTGGAATGATAGTTTTGATTGGAAGATTagatatgataaatttataacatttaaatggAGCAGAAAGATGAAGAAGTTTCAGAAATTACCTAGATATTATATcgaatctaaaaatatatcactttCAGTGCAGAAAATTAATTCCACATTCATTAAAagcattgaaataaaatttatatcttgttTACATCAATTA GGATCCTTTTCCAAGATTATGTGGCCAAAGCTCGATCGACCGAGTATGTTAAGCCTAAATTCtacaatattaaacaaaaatcattGCGTCACACCTAACAATGTGACGCAACATTTCAGATTACCTGTGAGCGACGATACATATTGCGAAAAACTTGCGATGGAAACCAATGCGGATTTTGTTATCTCGTCTAGCGGCCTCAAATGCCTACTAAACAATGATTCATGTTACTTGAATTCATGGACTATACCAGTGGTAATAAAATCGCATAATGGCAAAAATGTTGTCTATATCGATAAAAGAATACCGCCTATCATTGCCACAATACCACAAAAGAATACGTGGGTATACAAGTACATCCTCAGAGAGATATTTACCGATCCtaataatgcaattttcaaaaaaac AGAACAACAACAGAAAATAGAGAAAcacacaaaagaaaaaaaatctgaaaaagcTACAGTTCATTCGGATTTAAACGATGTGGATATAGAATGTAGTGCTGAATTTAatgattatcttaaaatttatgaagaagATTTGTATGTCTCAGAATCGGAAAGTTCAAATAATGTGGCAAATGACAACAAGACGAATGatactaaaataaatgtaatgtacAAGCTTTTCACAATAGGACCAACGGAATGTTTGAACTATGAATTAGGGAAACATGATGTGAAGAAATATCAGATGTTGGTTCGTACGAAAACGGATGGTATCGAG GTATCGCCAGACAATAagtcacatacatatataatgttaacaCCAAAGATGGAGCATCAGCTAGAATTTGGAGCCGAAGCTGCAACATTTGCAGAAATATCACATCAGTGGACGTCGTTGATATTCAGACCAGAGGCTTCATTAGCTAGAG TCAGATTAGCAGCAGACACTTcagaaataatacaaatagaaAAACACACTGCAGCATCGTTAAGCAACGAGATGAGAAGACTGTATAATGTTAAGATAGAAGATTCTTTAAGTATTCtgcataatataatcaaagaaTTATCATCTTTGACTCCTGGTCAATATATTATGCGCCATATTCCACAAAGAGGACCATTTGCATatgtttataaacaaaatgaagGACCtgg gaaaaatgtttttgattTACGTATAGTTTGTCAATCTGGAATATTTCAAACTGTACCTAAAACACCATGGCCATTCATTGACACTATGTTAACAACACCAGCATTAAGACACTTTAAGAAAATGCCTGCAATGTTTAACCCATGTCCTAAACGTTTCTCTAAAAAATCTCAAGAAAAGCAAAATCAAATTGATTCAG